The following coding sequences lie in one Anas acuta unplaced genomic scaffold, bAnaAcu1.1 SCAFFOLD_374, whole genome shotgun sequence genomic window:
- the LOC137848870 gene encoding LOW QUALITY PROTEIN: U1 small nuclear ribonucleoprotein A-like (The sequence of the model RefSeq protein was modified relative to this genomic sequence to represent the inferred CDS: inserted 1 base in 1 codon), producing MKGTFVERDRKREKRKPKGQDPPAAKKTAPGGAATPGMPPLSQAPRAMPPYMPPPGMIPPPGALPPQQVMPGQMPPPQTLSENPPNHILFLTNLPEETNELMLSMLFNQFPGFKEVRLVPGRHDIAFVEFDTEVQAGAARDALQGFKIXQNNAMKISFAKK from the exons ATGAAGGGCACCTTCGTGGAGCGCGACCGCAAACGGGAGAAGAGGAAGCCCAAGGGCCAAGACCCCCCCGCCGCCAAGAAAAccgccccggggggggccgccACACCG GGGATGCCGCCGCTGAGCCAGGCGCCCCGCGCGATGCCCCCCTACATGCCTCCGCCGGGCATgatccccccccccggggccttGCCCCCCCAGCAGGTGATGCCGGGGCAGATGCCCCCCCCGCAGACG ctctctgAGAACCCCCCCAACCACATCCTCTTCCTCACCAACCTCCCGGAGGAGACCAACGAGCTGATGCTCTCCATGCTCTTCAACCA GTTCCCGGGTTTCAAAGAGGTCCGCCTGGTGCCCGGCCGCCACGACATCGCCTTCGTCGAGTTCGACACCGAGGTGCAGGCGGGGGCCGCCCGCGACGCCCTCCAGGGCTTCAAAA ACCAAAACAACGCCATGAAGATCTCTTTCGCCAAGAAATGA